The Gammaproteobacteria bacterium genome contains a region encoding:
- a CDS encoding aminotransferase class III-fold pyridoxal phosphate-dependent enzyme has protein sequence MSAAMKQRLAAAQHCIPGGVNSPVRAFGYVGGEPVFMERGKGACLYDADGRAYLDYVCSWGAMITGHADPRIVARVQEQAAKGLGFGTLTELET, from the coding sequence ATGAGCGCCGCCATGAAACAGCGCCTCGCCGCCGCGCAGCACTGCATCCCCGGGGGCGTCAACTCCCCGGTGCGCGCCTTCGGCTACGTCGGCGGCGAGCCCGTGTTCATGGAGCGCGGCAAGGGCGCCTGCCTGTACGACGCCGACGGACGCGCCTACCTGGACTACGTCTGTTCCTGGGGCGCCATGATCACGGGCCACGCCGACCCGCGAATCGTGGCGCGCGTCCAGGAACAGGCCGCAAAAGGACTGGGCTTTGGCACGCTCACCGAGCTGGAGACC
- the thiE gene encoding thiamine phosphate synthase yields the protein MSRLRMHPERGLYAIADAGTVPAERLPALSDRVLAGGAVMLQYRDKISQPSVRERCALALRDACRRWRVPFLVNDDPALAARVRADGVHLGRADPGLAEARALLGAGAIIGISCYDSLERARQAQAAGADYVAFGSCHPSGTKPGAVRATPALLRRARRTLAIPIAAIGGVAVENAAGLLRAGAGLLAVVRDLYLAPDPEARARQYRRLFPSGPRDGRPLPAAPPVSSPAAPPVSS from the coding sequence ATGAGCCGGCTGCGGATGCATCCGGAGCGCGGCCTGTACGCCATCGCCGACGCCGGCACGGTCCCCGCGGAGCGGTTGCCGGCGCTCAGCGACCGGGTGCTGGCGGGCGGGGCGGTCATGCTGCAATACCGCGACAAGATCAGCCAGCCCTCCGTCCGGGAACGTTGCGCCCTGGCCCTGCGCGACGCCTGCCGCCGCTGGCGCGTGCCGTTTCTCGTCAACGACGACCCGGCCCTGGCCGCCCGGGTCCGGGCCGACGGCGTGCACCTGGGGCGCGCGGATCCGGGCCTCGCCGAGGCCCGCGCGCTGCTGGGCGCCGGGGCCATCATCGGCATTTCCTGCTACGACAGCCTGGAGCGCGCGCGACAGGCGCAGGCGGCGGGCGCGGACTATGTGGCCTTCGGCAGTTGCCATCCTTCCGGGACCAAGCCGGGGGCGGTGCGCGCCACGCCCGCGCTGTTGCGCCGCGCGCGGCGGACGCTGGCGATCCCCATCGCCGCCATCGGCGGGGTCGCCGTGGAGAATGCCGCCGGCCTGCTGCGGGCCGGCGCCGGCCTGCTGGCGGTCGTGCGGGACCTCTACCTGGCCCCCGACCCGGAGGCGAGGGCCCGCCAGTACCGGCGGCTGTTCCCGAGCGGGCCCCGCGACGGCCGCCCGCTGCCTGCCGCGCCCCCCGTCTCGTCCCCGGCTGCGCCTCCCGTCTCGTCATGA